In Amphiprion ocellaris isolate individual 3 ecotype Okinawa chromosome 3, ASM2253959v1, whole genome shotgun sequence, one genomic interval encodes:
- the tbxas1 gene encoding thromboxane-A synthase isoform X1, with the protein MCFSIMEAVVDFLNVFINEASRFSVTFSLFLIFLGLLYWYSVYPFSVLSRCGIKHPKPVPFLGNIFMFRQGFFSPMSDLIKTYGRVCGYYLGRRAVVVIADPDMLRQVMVRDFSSFPNRMTLRFATKPMTDCLLMLKNEQWKRVRSILTPSFSAAKMKEMVPLINTATDSLMNNLNVHAESGEAFDIHRCFGCFTMDVIASVAFATQVDSQNNPDDPFVSHAQMFFSFSFFRPIMMFFIAFPSITAPLARFIPNKRRDQMNQFFINSIQKIIKQREEQPPEQRRRDFLQLMLDARTSEDSVSLEHFDTANHTDELHQRNQQTQLSASDQDSSRPHPQESPVRRPQKKMMTEDEIVGQAFVFLLAGYETSSNTLAFTCYLLALHPECQCKVQEEVDDFFTRYDSPDYTNVQELKYLDMVISEALRLYPPGFRFARNTERDCVVNGQFLPKGATLEIPAGFLHYDPEHWPEPEKFIPERFTPEAKASRHPFVYLPFGAGPRNCVGMRLAQLEIKMALVRLFRRFSIVACSETKVPLELKSSSTLGPKNGIFLKITKRDMGESEASSPSDG; encoded by the exons ATGTGTTTTTCCATCATGGAGGCTGTAGTTGACTTCCTGAATGTGTTCATCAATGAGGCCAGTAGATTTTCTGTGACATTCAGCCTCTTCCTCATTTTTCTGGGCCTTCTCTACTG GTATTCAGTCTACCCCTTCTCAGTCCTGTCTCGATGTGGCATCAAACATCCAAAGCCAGTTCCTTTCTTAGGCAACATATTTATGTTTCGCCAG GGGTTTTTCAGCCCTATGTCTGACCTTATAAAGACATATGGTAGGGTATGTGG GTATTATTTGGGCCGCAGAGCGGTGGTGGTGATAGCAGACCCTGATATGCTCAGACAGGTTATGGTCAGGGATTTCAGCAGCTTCCCTAACAGAATG ACTCTTCGCTTTGCCACCAAGCCCATGACTGACTGTCTGCTCATGTTGAAGAACGAACAGTGGAAAAGAGTTCGGAGCATTCTGACCCCATCCTTCAGTGCTGCCAAGATGAAAGAA ATGGTTCCGCTGATCAACACAGCCACTGATTCCCTGATGAACAACTTGAATGTCCACGCTGAGTCAGGAGAGGCCTTCGACATCCACAG GTGTTTTGGCTGCTTCACCATGGATGTCATTGCCAGTGTGGCATTTGCCACTCAGGTTGACTCACAGAACAACCCAGATGACCCATTTGTCAGCCACGCTCAGAtgttcttctccttttctttcttcaggCCCATCATGATGTTTTTCA TTGCTTTTCCTTCCATCACGGCTCCTCTGGCGAGATTCATCCCCAACAAAAGACGAGACCAAATGAATCAGTTCTTCATCAACAGCATTCAGAAGATCATcaagcagagagaggagcagccgCCTGAGCAG AGGCGTAGAGACTTCCTCCAGCTGATGTTGGATGCTCGAACCAGCGAAGACAGTGTGTCTTTGGAACACTTTGACACAGCAAACCACACTGATGAACTCCATCAGAGGAACCAGCAGACACAGCTGTCAGCCTCAGATCAGGACAGCAGCCGTCCTCACCCACAAGAGTCACCCGTCAGGCGGCcacagaagaaaatgatgaCTGAGGATGAGATTGTGGGTCAGGCTTTTGTCTTCCTCCTGGCAGGCTACGAAACCAGCAGCAACACGTTAGCCTTCACCTGCTACCTCCTGGCCCTCCACCCTGAATGTCAATGCAAAGTGCAGGAAGAGGTGGATGATTTTTTCACCAGATAT GACTCACCAGATTACACAAATGTCCAGGAGTTGAAGTATTTGGACATGGTTATAAGTGAAGCGTTACGCCTCTACCCACCTGGATTCAG GTTTGCACGAAACACCGAACGTGACTGTGTGGTGAACGGTCAGTTCCTTCCTAAAGGAGCAACACTGGAGATCCCAGCAGGTTTCCTCCACTATGACCCAGAGCACTGGCCAGAGCCAGAGAAGTTCATCCCTGAAAG GTTTACACCAGAAGCTAAAGCCAGTCGACATCCATTTGTTTACCTGCCGTTTGGGGCCGGCCCCCGTAACTGTGTGGGAATGAGGCTCGCCCAGCTGGAAATCAAAATGGCTTTGGTTCGTCTCTTCCGTAGGTTCAGCATCGTGGCCTGCTCTGAGACCAAG GTTCCTCTTGAATTGAAGTCATCAAGCACTCTGGGACCTAAAAATGGCATATTTCTAAAAATCACAAAGAGAGACATGGGAGAAAGTGAAGCCAGTTCTCCATCAGATGGTTAG
- the tbxas1 gene encoding thromboxane-A synthase isoform X2, producing the protein MCFSIMEAVVDFLNVFINEASRFSVTFSLFLIFLGLLYWYSVYPFSVLSRCGIKHPKPVPFLGNIFMFRQGFFSPMSDLIKTYGRVCGYYLGRRAVVVIADPDMLRQVMVRDFSSFPNRMTLRFATKPMTDCLLMLKNEQWKRVRSILTPSFSAAKMKEMVPLINTATDSLMNNLNVHAESGEAFDIHRCFGCFTMDVIASVAFATQVDSQNNPDDPFVSHAQMFFSFSFFRPIMMFFIAFPSITAPLARFIPNKRRDQMNQFFINSIQKIIKQREEQPPEQRRRDFLQLMLDARTSEDSVSLEHFDTANHTDELHQRNQQTQLSASDQDSSRPHPQESPVRRPQKKMMTEDEIVGQAFVFLLAGYETSSNTLAFTCYLLALHPECQCKVQEEVDDFFTRYDSPDYTNVQELKYLDMVISEALRLYPPGFRFARNTERDCVVNGQFLPKGATLEIPAGFLHYDPEHWPEPEKFIPERCFPSL; encoded by the exons ATGTGTTTTTCCATCATGGAGGCTGTAGTTGACTTCCTGAATGTGTTCATCAATGAGGCCAGTAGATTTTCTGTGACATTCAGCCTCTTCCTCATTTTTCTGGGCCTTCTCTACTG GTATTCAGTCTACCCCTTCTCAGTCCTGTCTCGATGTGGCATCAAACATCCAAAGCCAGTTCCTTTCTTAGGCAACATATTTATGTTTCGCCAG GGGTTTTTCAGCCCTATGTCTGACCTTATAAAGACATATGGTAGGGTATGTGG GTATTATTTGGGCCGCAGAGCGGTGGTGGTGATAGCAGACCCTGATATGCTCAGACAGGTTATGGTCAGGGATTTCAGCAGCTTCCCTAACAGAATG ACTCTTCGCTTTGCCACCAAGCCCATGACTGACTGTCTGCTCATGTTGAAGAACGAACAGTGGAAAAGAGTTCGGAGCATTCTGACCCCATCCTTCAGTGCTGCCAAGATGAAAGAA ATGGTTCCGCTGATCAACACAGCCACTGATTCCCTGATGAACAACTTGAATGTCCACGCTGAGTCAGGAGAGGCCTTCGACATCCACAG GTGTTTTGGCTGCTTCACCATGGATGTCATTGCCAGTGTGGCATTTGCCACTCAGGTTGACTCACAGAACAACCCAGATGACCCATTTGTCAGCCACGCTCAGAtgttcttctccttttctttcttcaggCCCATCATGATGTTTTTCA TTGCTTTTCCTTCCATCACGGCTCCTCTGGCGAGATTCATCCCCAACAAAAGACGAGACCAAATGAATCAGTTCTTCATCAACAGCATTCAGAAGATCATcaagcagagagaggagcagccgCCTGAGCAG AGGCGTAGAGACTTCCTCCAGCTGATGTTGGATGCTCGAACCAGCGAAGACAGTGTGTCTTTGGAACACTTTGACACAGCAAACCACACTGATGAACTCCATCAGAGGAACCAGCAGACACAGCTGTCAGCCTCAGATCAGGACAGCAGCCGTCCTCACCCACAAGAGTCACCCGTCAGGCGGCcacagaagaaaatgatgaCTGAGGATGAGATTGTGGGTCAGGCTTTTGTCTTCCTCCTGGCAGGCTACGAAACCAGCAGCAACACGTTAGCCTTCACCTGCTACCTCCTGGCCCTCCACCCTGAATGTCAATGCAAAGTGCAGGAAGAGGTGGATGATTTTTTCACCAGATAT GACTCACCAGATTACACAAATGTCCAGGAGTTGAAGTATTTGGACATGGTTATAAGTGAAGCGTTACGCCTCTACCCACCTGGATTCAG GTTTGCACGAAACACCGAACGTGACTGTGTGGTGAACGGTCAGTTCCTTCCTAAAGGAGCAACACTGGAGATCCCAGCAGGTTTCCTCCACTATGACCCAGAGCACTGGCCAGAGCCAGAGAAGTTCATCCCTGAAAGGTGTTTCCCTTCTCTCTGA
- the tbxas1 gene encoding thromboxane-A synthase isoform X3: MLRQVMVRDFSSFPNRMTLRFATKPMTDCLLMLKNEQWKRVRSILTPSFSAAKMKEMVPLINTATDSLMNNLNVHAESGEAFDIHRCFGCFTMDVIASVAFATQVDSQNNPDDPFVSHAQMFFSFSFFRPIMMFFIAFPSITAPLARFIPNKRRDQMNQFFINSIQKIIKQREEQPPEQRRRDFLQLMLDARTSEDSVSLEHFDTANHTDELHQRNQQTQLSASDQDSSRPHPQESPVRRPQKKMMTEDEIVGQAFVFLLAGYETSSNTLAFTCYLLALHPECQCKVQEEVDDFFTRYDSPDYTNVQELKYLDMVISEALRLYPPGFRFARNTERDCVVNGQFLPKGATLEIPAGFLHYDPEHWPEPEKFIPERFTPEAKASRHPFVYLPFGAGPRNCVGMRLAQLEIKMALVRLFRRFSIVACSETKVPLELKSSSTLGPKNGIFLKITKRDMGESEASSPSDG, from the exons ATGCTCAGACAGGTTATGGTCAGGGATTTCAGCAGCTTCCCTAACAGAATG ACTCTTCGCTTTGCCACCAAGCCCATGACTGACTGTCTGCTCATGTTGAAGAACGAACAGTGGAAAAGAGTTCGGAGCATTCTGACCCCATCCTTCAGTGCTGCCAAGATGAAAGAA ATGGTTCCGCTGATCAACACAGCCACTGATTCCCTGATGAACAACTTGAATGTCCACGCTGAGTCAGGAGAGGCCTTCGACATCCACAG GTGTTTTGGCTGCTTCACCATGGATGTCATTGCCAGTGTGGCATTTGCCACTCAGGTTGACTCACAGAACAACCCAGATGACCCATTTGTCAGCCACGCTCAGAtgttcttctccttttctttcttcaggCCCATCATGATGTTTTTCA TTGCTTTTCCTTCCATCACGGCTCCTCTGGCGAGATTCATCCCCAACAAAAGACGAGACCAAATGAATCAGTTCTTCATCAACAGCATTCAGAAGATCATcaagcagagagaggagcagccgCCTGAGCAG AGGCGTAGAGACTTCCTCCAGCTGATGTTGGATGCTCGAACCAGCGAAGACAGTGTGTCTTTGGAACACTTTGACACAGCAAACCACACTGATGAACTCCATCAGAGGAACCAGCAGACACAGCTGTCAGCCTCAGATCAGGACAGCAGCCGTCCTCACCCACAAGAGTCACCCGTCAGGCGGCcacagaagaaaatgatgaCTGAGGATGAGATTGTGGGTCAGGCTTTTGTCTTCCTCCTGGCAGGCTACGAAACCAGCAGCAACACGTTAGCCTTCACCTGCTACCTCCTGGCCCTCCACCCTGAATGTCAATGCAAAGTGCAGGAAGAGGTGGATGATTTTTTCACCAGATAT GACTCACCAGATTACACAAATGTCCAGGAGTTGAAGTATTTGGACATGGTTATAAGTGAAGCGTTACGCCTCTACCCACCTGGATTCAG GTTTGCACGAAACACCGAACGTGACTGTGTGGTGAACGGTCAGTTCCTTCCTAAAGGAGCAACACTGGAGATCCCAGCAGGTTTCCTCCACTATGACCCAGAGCACTGGCCAGAGCCAGAGAAGTTCATCCCTGAAAG GTTTACACCAGAAGCTAAAGCCAGTCGACATCCATTTGTTTACCTGCCGTTTGGGGCCGGCCCCCGTAACTGTGTGGGAATGAGGCTCGCCCAGCTGGAAATCAAAATGGCTTTGGTTCGTCTCTTCCGTAGGTTCAGCATCGTGGCCTGCTCTGAGACCAAG GTTCCTCTTGAATTGAAGTCATCAAGCACTCTGGGACCTAAAAATGGCATATTTCTAAAAATCACAAAGAGAGACATGGGAGAAAGTGAAGCCAGTTCTCCATCAGATGGTTAG